One Pleurocapsa sp. PCC 7327 DNA segment encodes these proteins:
- a CDS encoding photosystem II reaction center protein L: protein MERNPNPNRQPVELNRTSLYLGLLLIAVLGILFSSYFFN from the coding sequence ATGGAGAGAAATCCAAATCCCAACAGACAACCAGTAGAGCTTAATCGGACTTCTCTATACTTGGGTTTGTTACTGATTGCAGTCCTTGGTATCCTATTCTCCAGTTATTTCTTCAACTAA
- the psbF gene encoding cytochrome b559 subunit beta, with amino-acid sequence MTSRTPTNQPVSYPIFTVRWLAVHTLAVPTVFFLGAIAAMQFIQR; translated from the coding sequence ATGACAAGTCGGACTCCTACCAATCAACCTGTTTCTTATCCGATTTTTACGGTGAGATGGCTAGCCGTTCATACTCTGGCCGTTCCCACTGTATTCTTTTTAGGCGCGATCGCCGCTATGCAATTTATCCAAAGATAG
- the psbE gene encoding cytochrome b559 subunit alpha: MSGSTGERPFSDIITSVRYWVIHSITIPMLFIAGWLFVQTGLAYDVFGTPRPDEYFTQERQELPIITDRFKAKQEIEQFNN, encoded by the coding sequence ATGTCTGGTAGCACTGGAGAGCGTCCGTTTTCGGACATTATTACTAGCGTTCGTTACTGGGTAATTCACAGCATCACCATCCCGATGTTGTTTATTGCGGGTTGGTTATTCGTCCAAACGGGACTAGCCTATGATGTTTTCGGAACACCCCGTCCCGATGAGTATTTTACGCAAGAGCGTCAAGAATTACCAATCATCACCGATCGCTTTAAAGCCAAGCAGGAAATCGAGCAGTTTAATAATTAA
- a CDS encoding photosynthesis system II assembly factor Ycf48: MRKLKQIFILIAFSLFCISCSTVPSTSYNPWSVIQLETESTFADLAFTDDPNHGWLVGSQAALFETTDGGKTWQEKKLDLGEEKASFTAVSFNGQEGWITGKPSILLHTEDGGQSWSRIPLSEKLPGAPNGIVALGSKMAEMVTDLGAIYKTSNGGRTWQALVEGAVGVARTIARSADGKYVAVSARGNFYSTWEPGQTEWTPHNRTSSRRLQTMGYSEDGRLWLLARGGQIQFASTDGQDEEWGEVIYPEPSTSWGLLDLAYRTPEEIWVSGGSGNVLVSFDNGKTWQKDREIEDTPSNLYKIVFVTPEKGFILGQKGVLLRYEPPAETA, translated from the coding sequence ATGAGAAAGCTGAAACAAATCTTCATATTAATTGCGTTTTCCTTATTTTGTATCAGTTGTAGTACCGTTCCCTCTACCAGTTACAATCCCTGGTCAGTTATCCAGTTAGAAACCGAATCGACTTTTGCCGATCTAGCTTTTACCGACGACCCAAATCATGGCTGGTTGGTCGGTTCTCAGGCAGCCCTGTTTGAAACAACTGATGGAGGCAAAACCTGGCAAGAGAAAAAACTAGACTTGGGAGAAGAAAAAGCCAGCTTTACAGCCGTCAGCTTTAACGGACAAGAAGGCTGGATTACTGGAAAACCCTCTATTTTGCTGCACACCGAGGACGGCGGTCAGTCTTGGTCGCGTATTCCCCTAAGCGAAAAGTTACCGGGTGCGCCAAATGGTATTGTTGCACTGGGTTCTAAAATGGCAGAAATGGTGACAGACCTGGGAGCGATTTATAAAACTAGCAATGGCGGTCGTACCTGGCAAGCTTTAGTCGAAGGTGCGGTGGGGGTCGCCCGGACGATTGCTCGCTCTGCTGACGGTAAATATGTTGCTGTTTCCGCCAGAGGAAACTTCTATTCAACTTGGGAACCGGGACAAACGGAATGGACTCCTCACAATCGCACCTCTTCTCGCAGATTGCAGACAATGGGATATAGCGAGGACGGACGGCTGTGGTTGCTTGCTCGCGGCGGTCAAATTCAGTTCGCTAGCACTGACGGTCAAGACGAGGAATGGGGAGAAGTTATCTATCCTGAACCCTCAACCAGTTGGGGCTTATTGGATTTAGCCTACAGAACCCCCGAAGAAATTTGGGTGAGTGGCGGTAGCGGCAATGTGCTGGTAAGCTTTGATAATGGGAAAACTTGGCAAAAAGATAGAGAAATAGAGGATACTCCCTCTAACCTTTACAAAATCGTCTTTGTGACCCCTGAGAAAGGATTTATTCTGGGTCAAAAAGGTGTTTTACTTAGATATGAGCCGCCAGCAGAAACAGCTTAA
- a CDS encoding rubredoxin gives MSDRPVEKTLAEQALASYECRACGYVYEPDKGDSKSNTPAGTPFEELPVDWRCPVCGASRSAFVNIGARNAPSGFQENLNYGFGVNRLTPGQKNILIFGGLALAFLFFLSLYGLN, from the coding sequence ATGAGCGATCGACCTGTAGAGAAAACGCTGGCAGAGCAAGCTCTAGCAAGCTATGAATGCCGTGCTTGCGGCTACGTTTACGAGCCAGATAAGGGAGATAGTAAAAGTAACACTCCTGCCGGAACGCCATTTGAGGAATTGCCCGTCGATTGGCGCTGTCCGGTCTGTGGGGCAAGCCGTTCTGCCTTTGTCAACATTGGAGCCAGAAATGCTCCCTCTGGATTCCAAGAAAATCTCAATTACGGTTTTGGTGTTAACCGTTTGACTCCAGGACAAAAAAATATTTTGATCTTCGGAGGACTAGCCCTAGCCTTCTTATTTTTCTTAAGCCTATACGGTTTAAATTAG
- the kaiC gene encoding circadian clock protein KaiC yields the protein MSQNNGREFIEKLETGIPGFDFLSQGGLPKGRGTLVAGTAGSAKTVFACQFLVEGIVRGENGVFVTFEEPPKALRRNMLGFGWDIQKWEEEGKWAFVDASPQPGERPMVSGEYDLGALIARIEFAIRKYNAQRISLDSLGAIFSHLADSAQVRSDLFRLASALRELEITAVMTAERTQEYGEISRFGVEEFVADNVVILRNVLADEKRRRTIEILKYRGTDHQKGEFPFTVIRNRGITIIPLAAIELEQKSSNIRITSGSEELDRMCGGGFFRDSIILVSGATGTGKTLMVTEFMAGGANSAERCLIFAFEESREQLFRNAIGWGVDFERMEREGKLKVVCRYPETTTLENHLIAMKEIIEEFKPNRVSVDSLSALERVSTLKSFREFIIGLTSFIKQKEIGGLFTSTTPTLLGGSSITEAHISTITDSIILLRYVEMYGEMRRGITVLKMRGSMHDKDIREFAIDNRGMHIGRPFRNVTGILAGAPIYIAQNEVERLSGLFEE from the coding sequence ATGAGTCAGAACAACGGACGGGAGTTTATCGAGAAATTAGAAACAGGGATTCCAGGATTCGATTTTCTCTCTCAGGGGGGACTTCCCAAAGGTCGGGGAACTTTAGTAGCAGGAACGGCGGGAAGTGCCAAGACAGTTTTTGCTTGTCAGTTTCTCGTAGAAGGGATCGTGCGCGGAGAGAATGGCGTTTTTGTCACCTTTGAAGAACCCCCAAAGGCACTAAGAAGAAATATGCTCGGCTTCGGCTGGGATATTCAAAAATGGGAAGAAGAAGGAAAATGGGCGTTTGTCGATGCCTCGCCCCAACCGGGGGAACGTCCGATGGTCAGCGGCGAATACGACCTCGGCGCTTTAATTGCGCGGATCGAGTTTGCCATCCGCAAGTACAATGCTCAACGAATCTCGCTAGACTCTCTCGGCGCGATTTTCAGCCACTTAGCCGATAGCGCTCAAGTTCGCAGCGATTTGTTCAGGCTGGCATCGGCACTGCGGGAATTGGAGATTACTGCTGTCATGACCGCAGAGAGAACGCAAGAATACGGCGAAATCAGCCGCTTTGGAGTCGAGGAATTCGTCGCAGATAACGTGGTTATTTTGCGCAATGTCCTTGCCGATGAAAAGCGCCGTCGAACTATCGAAATTCTTAAGTATCGGGGAACCGACCACCAAAAGGGGGAATTTCCTTTTACCGTGATTCGCAACCGGGGAATTACGATCATTCCGCTAGCGGCAATCGAACTCGAACAGAAATCATCCAACATCCGTATTACTTCCGGTAGCGAAGAATTGGATAGAATGTGCGGCGGCGGATTTTTCCGCGACTCGATCATCCTCGTCTCAGGAGCGACGGGGACAGGGAAAACCCTGATGGTGACAGAATTTATGGCAGGTGGTGCCAACAGTGCGGAAAGGTGTCTCATTTTTGCTTTTGAGGAAAGCCGAGAGCAATTGTTTAGAAACGCGATCGGTTGGGGTGTCGATTTCGAGCGGATGGAACGCGAAGGCAAGTTGAAAGTTGTCTGTCGCTATCCCGAAACGACTACCCTGGAAAATCATTTAATCGCCATGAAGGAGATCATCGAAGAATTTAAACCCAATCGCGTTTCAGTAGACAGTCTCTCGGCATTGGAGAGGGTTTCCACCCTCAAAAGCTTTCGGGAATTTATTATTGGTCTGACTTCATTTATCAAACAGAAAGAAATTGGCGGACTGTTTACGTCCACCACCCCGACGCTTTTAGGCGGTTCTTCGATTACAGAGGCACACATTTCTACTATTACTGACTCGATTATCCTGCTGCGTTACGTGGAAATGTACGGAGAAATGCGCCGGGGCATTACAGTACTAAAAATGCGCGGCTCGATGCACGATAAGGATATTCGCGAGTTTGCGATCGACAACCGAGGCATGCATATTGGCAGACCATTCCGCAACGTGACTGGAATTCTGGCAGGAGCGCCGATTTACATAGCTCAGAATGAGGTAGAGCGCCTTAGCGGTTTGTTTGAGGAGTGA
- the kaiB gene encoding circadian clock protein KaiB has protein sequence MSKYVLKLYITGNSPKSQRAIANLFRICHEELADQYAIEIIDVLEQPHMAEAEKILVTPTLIKQLPPPLQRIIGDMSNTQKVLLGLDLLPKELEMK, from the coding sequence ATGAGCAAATACGTTCTGAAGTTATATATTACCGGAAACTCCCCCAAATCCCAGCGAGCGATCGCCAATTTATTTCGCATCTGTCACGAAGAACTCGCCGACCAGTACGCGATCGAGATTATCGATGTTTTGGAACAGCCTCACATGGCGGAAGCTGAAAAAATTCTGGTCACTCCTACCTTGATCAAACAACTTCCCCCGCCGCTACAACGCATCATCGGCGATATGTCGAATACTCAAAAAGTTCTTCTCGGACTCGATCTGCTGCCGAAAGAGTTGGAGATGAAATGA
- a CDS encoding response regulator transcription factor has product MPGNLCKILLIEENCDRIKLIERLLLESEGSSLAEGLFFTLIFAKTLSQGIECLAKEIFDVILLNLMLPDSKGINSLIALRERYPKVPIILQTESEDETLVVKAFQLGADGYLHTKTLDRNFLVYEIRLAIERQEYLAKLERLQQQKEQELEFQQLERRANSTKTSITARMFGSETLRESIPDIFEELAQTYGKLLDLALEERAYKVEHNISDRLRALADKLGFLKASPRDVVDIHTKTLREKNQGVPLAKAQAYVAEGRLMVLELMGYLTSFYRKYYIGLSNIKFSPQLEQENES; this is encoded by the coding sequence ATGCCCGGTAATCTCTGTAAAATCCTGTTGATAGAAGAGAATTGCGATCGCATTAAGTTGATTGAGAGATTGCTGCTAGAATCTGAGGGCAGCTCTTTGGCTGAGGGATTGTTCTTTACCCTGATCTTTGCTAAGACTCTTTCCCAAGGCATCGAATGCTTAGCCAAGGAAATCTTTGATGTCATTTTACTCAATTTAATGCTGCCTGACAGTAAAGGAATTAATTCTCTCATAGCGCTCAGAGAGCGATATCCTAAAGTGCCAATTATCCTGCAAACAGAGAGCGAGGATGAAACATTAGTCGTTAAAGCCTTTCAGCTAGGCGCGGATGGCTATTTGCATACCAAAACTCTCGATCGCAATTTTCTAGTCTACGAAATCCGCCTAGCCATTGAAAGACAGGAATACCTCGCCAAACTAGAACGCTTGCAACAACAAAAAGAACAAGAGCTAGAATTTCAACAACTCGAACGACGCGCCAACTCGACCAAGACCAGTATCACGGCTCGCATGTTTGGATCGGAAACCCTGCGAGAAAGCATACCAGACATATTTGAGGAACTCGCGCAAACTTATGGAAAATTGCTCGATCTCGCTTTAGAAGAACGCGCCTATAAAGTCGAACATAACATCTCCGATCGCTTGCGCGCCTTAGCAGATAAATTGGGCTTCCTCAAAGCCAGTCCCAGAGATGTTGTAGACATCCACACCAAAACATTGAGGGAAAAAAATCAAGGCGTTCCTCTGGCTAAAGCCCAAGCTTACGTGGCTGAAGGACGCTTGATGGTTTTAGAACTCATGGGGTATCTGACCTCGTTTTATCGAAAATACTATATTGGCTTGAGCAATATTAAATTTTCTCCCCAGCTCGAACAGGAAAATGAGTCATGA
- a CDS encoding cation-translocating P-type ATPase — translation MVQTSPKAGETTTIAASLETATLDVTGMKCAGCVKAVERQLTQNPGVVSACVNLVTEVAVVQYVPGAIQPENLAQKLTETGFPSRLRSSAAGGAGELATSAVERRQQEVKQQLRNLAIAAILLVFSSLGHLDHIGGPKIPFFSNIWFHWALATLALLFPGRSLLIDGWRSLWHGMPNMNTLVGLGTFSAYLASCIALLFPQLEWECFFDEPVMLLGFIFLGRTLEARARIRARSALEALVALQPPLARLIGDPSTADPSGIEIPVEQVRVGEWVWVLPGEKIPVDGEIVAGQCSVDESMLTGESLPVAKQEGNTVTAGTLNQSGAIAIKATRIGKDTTLAKIIASVEDAQTRKAPVQQLADTVAGYFAYGVMAVASLTFLFWDLIGTKLYPEVLMAGMSHDMGHEMVMSPSPLLLSLKLAIAVLVIACPCALGLATPTAILVGTGIGAEHGLLIKGGEILEKVHQLDAIVFDKTGTLTIGHPTVTDCIPLTEINEDRLLQLAATVESGTNHPLATAIIEEAQKRELPLLEAKDFYTEAGLGISASVGTEEVLLGNEAWMSDRGIAIDEAAQIQARSLAKAGKTVVYLAIAGKVAGIIALRDPLRPDAKETVERLQRLGLQVILVTGDRADVAGAIAQQVGIAQVFASVRPQQKAEIIKSLQMGERKSEVRRHGNQGTRGSGESGGTPKKFIQNPFIPNPKSAVLLEKVQGACGGFAKIQNPKSKIVAMIGDGINDAPALAQADIGISLHGGTDVAIETAGIVLMRERLLDVVEAIQLSLATFNKIRQNLFWALGYNTLAIPVAAGVLLPGFGLLLSPALAGALMAFSSVTVVTNSLLLRRQFKIQTRTIYKSN, via the coding sequence ATGGTACAAACTTCGCCTAAAGCTGGGGAAACGACAACAATTGCAGCTTCTCTAGAAACTGCTACGCTGGATGTGACGGGAATGAAATGTGCCGGCTGCGTTAAAGCCGTAGAAAGGCAACTTACTCAAAATCCGGGAGTGGTTTCTGCGTGCGTCAATCTCGTGACTGAAGTAGCCGTCGTCCAGTACGTTCCAGGAGCCATTCAACCGGAGAATTTAGCCCAAAAGCTGACTGAAACGGGTTTTCCCTCGCGATTGCGTTCCTCGGCGGCAGGAGGAGCCGGCGAATTAGCTACAAGTGCGGTAGAACGGCGGCAACAGGAAGTAAAGCAACAGCTCCGGAATTTAGCGATCGCGGCTATTCTATTAGTTTTCTCTAGTCTTGGGCATCTAGACCATATTGGCGGTCCGAAGATTCCCTTTTTTAGCAATATTTGGTTTCATTGGGCGCTAGCAACCCTTGCATTACTATTTCCGGGGCGTTCTCTCCTAATTGATGGCTGGCGAAGCCTTTGGCACGGAATGCCCAATATGAATACCCTGGTTGGGTTGGGAACGTTTAGCGCTTATCTGGCGAGTTGCATTGCGCTTCTGTTTCCCCAATTGGAATGGGAATGCTTTTTTGACGAACCCGTCATGCTGTTAGGATTTATCTTCCTGGGGCGCACCCTAGAAGCTAGGGCAAGAATTCGCGCTCGTTCTGCTCTAGAAGCCCTCGTTGCCCTACAACCGCCCCTTGCCCGTTTGATTGGCGATCCCAGTACCGCAGATCCGTCGGGGATTGAAATTCCGGTCGAGCAAGTGCGCGTGGGAGAGTGGGTTTGGGTATTGCCGGGAGAAAAAATTCCCGTCGATGGGGAAATTGTCGCGGGTCAATGTTCGGTGGACGAGTCGATGCTGACGGGAGAATCGCTACCCGTGGCAAAACAAGAAGGTAATACGGTAACGGCAGGAACGCTAAACCAGTCGGGCGCGATCGCAATTAAAGCTACCCGCATCGGCAAAGATACCACCCTAGCCAAGATTATCGCCTCAGTAGAAGACGCGCAAACCCGCAAAGCCCCCGTCCAACAGCTAGCCGATACCGTCGCTGGGTATTTTGCCTACGGCGTGATGGCAGTTGCCTCGCTAACTTTTCTATTTTGGGATCTCATCGGCACGAAACTCTATCCAGAAGTTCTCATGGCGGGAATGTCTCACGACATGGGACATGAGATGGTCATGTCGCCCTCCCCTTTGCTCTTGAGTTTAAAACTTGCGATCGCCGTGTTAGTGATTGCTTGTCCCTGCGCCTTGGGATTGGCTACGCCAACAGCGATCTTAGTCGGGACTGGTATTGGTGCCGAACACGGATTGTTAATCAAAGGCGGAGAGATTTTAGAAAAAGTTCATCAATTAGACGCGATCGTCTTTGATAAAACGGGAACGCTAACTATCGGTCATCCTACCGTTACCGATTGTATCCCCCTAACAGAGATTAATGAAGACCGTCTCTTGCAACTCGCCGCAACAGTAGAAAGCGGCACCAATCATCCTCTCGCCACGGCAATCATTGAGGAAGCCCAAAAACGAGAATTACCTCTCTTAGAGGCTAAAGACTTTTATACCGAAGCTGGACTGGGCATATCTGCTAGCGTTGGCACAGAAGAAGTTTTATTGGGCAATGAAGCTTGGATGAGCGATCGCGGCATAGCAATCGACGAAGCAGCCCAGATTCAGGCGCGATCGCTTGCAAAAGCAGGCAAAACCGTTGTTTACCTCGCCATTGCCGGGAAAGTCGCTGGAATTATTGCCCTTCGAGATCCCCTGCGCCCCGATGCCAAGGAAACCGTAGAACGCCTTCAGCGATTGGGATTGCAAGTTATCCTAGTGACTGGCGATCGCGCAGATGTTGCCGGTGCGATCGCACAACAAGTCGGCATTGCTCAAGTCTTTGCCTCAGTTCGTCCCCAGCAGAAGGCAGAAATTATTAAATCCCTGCAAATGGGAGAACGGAAGTCGGAAGTTAGAAGGCACGGGAATCAGGGGACAAGGGGGAGTGGGGAGAGTGGGGGGACTCCGAAGAAATTCATCCAAAATCCTTTCATCCCCAATCCAAAATCCGCCGTTCTCCTTGAAAAGGTTCAAGGAGCGTGCGGCGGCTTCGCCAAAATCCAAAATCCAAAATCCAAGATTGTTGCCATGATTGGAGATGGAATCAATGATGCTCCAGCTTTAGCACAGGCAGATATCGGAATTTCTTTGCACGGAGGAACGGACGTTGCGATCGAAACGGCGGGCATTGTTTTGATGCGAGAACGATTGCTCGATGTAGTCGAAGCCATCCAATTGAGCCTGGCTACGTTTAATAAAATTCGCCAAAATCTGTTTTGGGCTTTGGGATATAATACTCTTGCCATTCCTGTTGCTGCTGGCGTTTTGCTTCCCGGTTTTGGGTTACTGTTGAGTCCGGCATTAGCCGGAGCGCTAATGGCATTTAGCTCCGTCACAGTCGTGACTAATTCTCTCCTGTTGCGTCGTCAATTCAAAATCCAAACGCGAACTATCTACAAATCAAACTAG
- a CDS encoding FHA domain-containing protein: MTGKPVLPQKEHFLVVEDDKGRQEILLRYPVYSLGRSQHCDIRLRSQFVSRHHATLFRFDLDNGSSYYRIIDGDAQGKASANGMLVNGRKVTVCDLKDGDEVVFGPQVVAVYHYRQLDEFTTASNNDPFDITLINPAMMDNDEEALDTEKGTEGRR; this comes from the coding sequence ATGACTGGTAAGCCCGTACTCCCTCAAAAAGAACATTTTCTCGTTGTTGAAGACGACAAAGGGAGACAAGAAATCCTCTTAAGATACCCGGTTTATTCATTGGGCAGGTCGCAACATTGCGACATTCGTCTGCGTTCTCAATTTGTTTCGCGCCACCACGCTACTCTGTTCAGGTTCGATCTCGACAACGGCTCTAGTTACTATCGCATTATCGATGGAGACGCCCAAGGAAAAGCGAGCGCCAATGGAATGTTAGTCAACGGTCGTAAAGTCACTGTTTGCGATCTCAAAGATGGAGACGAGGTGGTTTTCGGACCGCAAGTAGTTGCTGTTTATCATTATCGACAACTAGATGAATTTACCACGGCTTCCAATAACGACCCTTTCGATATCACCTTGATCAATCCTGCTATGATGGACAATGACGAAGAGGCGCTCGATACAGAAAAAGGAACAGAAGGAAGAAGATAG
- the holB gene encoding DNA polymerase III subunit delta', with protein MNYFSQLVSQRQAVELLQEAVARNRIAPAYLFAGPPGVGRSLAAKCFSQWLLSLNLSPEKSAIAQKRALAGNHPDLLWVEATYQHQGQLLTTKEAAAAGLKRKAAPQIRIEQIRDIAQFLNRPPIETSRLLVVIEEAQAMTEAAANALLKTLEEPGRATIILIAPSTDVLLPTIVSRCQKIPFYRLSPEEMEEVLRRNGHEAILTYPEILAIAQGSPGEAIAAFAQLQAIPEALRQQLSQLPDSPLNALELAKTIDRELDTQAQIWLIDYLQYIYWQNWQQQDLLELLEKARQCLLNYVQPRLVWECTLLEMIL; from the coding sequence ATGAACTATTTTTCTCAACTCGTAAGTCAACGCCAAGCCGTTGAGTTGCTACAGGAGGCGGTCGCACGTAATCGCATCGCCCCAGCCTATTTATTTGCCGGTCCTCCAGGGGTAGGACGATCTCTGGCTGCTAAATGTTTCAGTCAATGGTTGCTGAGTCTCAATCTCTCGCCCGAAAAAAGTGCAATAGCTCAAAAACGCGCTTTAGCTGGCAATCATCCCGATTTATTATGGGTAGAGGCAACTTATCAGCATCAAGGGCAATTATTGACGACAAAAGAAGCTGCTGCCGCAGGACTCAAGCGCAAAGCTGCCCCCCAAATTCGCATCGAGCAGATTCGAGATATCGCCCAATTTCTCAATCGTCCTCCTATAGAAACCTCTCGTTTGCTAGTCGTTATAGAAGAAGCTCAAGCGATGACAGAAGCGGCAGCTAATGCCTTACTCAAGACCTTAGAAGAACCCGGACGAGCTACCATCATTTTAATCGCTCCCAGCACTGATGTCCTATTGCCGACCATCGTTTCTCGCTGTCAAAAAATTCCATTTTATCGACTCTCGCCAGAAGAAATGGAAGAAGTTCTGCGTCGCAATGGTCATGAAGCGATTCTAACTTATCCAGAAATTCTCGCGATCGCTCAAGGAAGTCCAGGAGAGGCGATCGCTGCCTTCGCTCAACTACAAGCCATTCCAGAAGCCTTGCGACAACAGCTAAGTCAGTTGCCAGACAGTCCGCTTAACGCCCTAGAATTAGCCAAAACTATCGATCGCGAGTTAGACACGCAAGCTCAAATTTGGCTGATCGACTATCTTCAATATATCTATTGGCAAAATTGGCAACAACAAGATTTACTTGAGTTACTAGAGAAAGCGCGTCAATGCCTTCTCAATTACGTTCAACCTAGATTGGTGTGGGAATGTACGCTCCTAGAGATGATACTTTGA
- a CDS encoding ISKra4-like element ISPle1 family transposase (programmed frameshift) — MNQEKQERIKACLQELSTLLYEEADKSKLTDLEGIEKTVRSQVLELVSPEIALFFIEQKTGTKVGKTRKIKSLVGELKLKAKQLIRLGLKPRTRLSPLLQKCCLRLSANESYQKAEIEIEALTGVKVGHSTQQQLVLSQDFQLPLAKQSVSEVSVDGGKVRLRGKPKAGCHWRDYKTVRLQGIYYGAFFDDNQSLIDYVNSQQLLDPLVCLGDGHDGVWNLVREFGQDQFSRCEILDWYHLKENLYKVGGSLKRLKAAETLLWQGQVEAAKTLFNHCRGKQAKNFIAYLEKHLPRIVNYSYYQAEQLCSIGSGAVESAIKQIGLRIKISGAQWNVESVNHILSVRCAYLNGLLAV; from the exons ATGAACCAAGAGAAACAAGAACGGATCAAAGCCTGCTTACAAGAATTGTCAACACTGCTGTATGAAGAAGCAGACAAAAGTAAGCTGACAGACCTTGAAGGCATAGAAAAAACAGTTCGCAGTCAAGTATTAGAACTAGTCAGCCCAGAAATAGCCCT CTTTTTTATCGAACAAAAAACTGGAACAAAAGTAGGTAAAACTAGGAAAATAAAAAGCCTAGTAGGGGAACTGAAATTAAAAGCCAAACAGCTTATTAGACTAGGTTTAAAGCCAAGAACTCGCCTAAGTCCATTACTTCAAAAGTGCTGTTTGAGGTTATCAGCTAACGAATCATACCAAAAAGCAGAAATCGAGATTGAGGCATTGACAGGAGTAAAAGTTGGTCATTCAACACAACAACAACTAGTGCTGTCACAAGATTTTCAACTACCACTTGCTAAACAATCAGTTTCAGAAGTCAGCGTAGATGGAGGAAAAGTCCGACTCAGGGGTAAACCGAAAGCAGGCTGCCACTGGCGAGACTATAAAACCGTTCGTCTGCAAGGGATTTACTATGGTGCATTTTTTGATGACAACCAATCATTAATTGATTATGTCAATAGCCAACAGTTGTTAGACCCTCTTGTTTGCTTGGGAGATGGACATGATGGTGTCTGGAATCTGGTGAGAGAATTTGGACAAGACCAGTTTTCTCGCTGTGAAATTTTGGATTGGTATCACCTGAAGGAAAATCTTTATAAAGTTGGTGGTTCTTTAAAGCGACTCAAAGCTGCGGAAACTCTGTTGTGGCAAGGTCAGGTAGAAGCGGCCAAGACCCTATTTAATCATTGCCGAGGTAAACAAGCTAAAAATTTCATCGCTTATCTGGAAAAACATCTCCCTCGCATTGTCAATTACAGCTATTATCAGGCTGAACAATTATGTTCTATCGGTTCAGGGGCAGTTGAATCTGCAATTAAACAAATTGGTTTAAGGATCAAAATTTCTGGCGCACAGTGGAATGTTGAAAGTGTCAATCACATCCTCTCTGTTCGTTGTGCTTATCTTAATGGTTTACTTGCTGTCTGA
- a CDS encoding thiol-disulfide oxidoreductase DCC family protein yields the protein MKYHVIYDGNCNLCVTFTQLLEQFDRGTIFDYTPMQDEAALQRFGITPDDCQMGMILVDAKNSECRWQGSDAVEEITRLLPMGEAFIAAYRALPGVKWLGDRTYEQVRDNRYQWFGKRDSTYYSAYPIGCSVTQNRQDAS from the coding sequence ATGAAATATCACGTCATCTACGACGGCAATTGCAATCTTTGCGTTACTTTTACTCAACTGCTGGAACAATTCGATCGCGGGACAATTTTTGATTACACTCCCATGCAAGATGAAGCTGCTTTGCAACGATTTGGCATTACCCCTGATGACTGCCAGATGGGAATGATCTTAGTTGATGCAAAAAATTCAGAATGTCGGTGGCAAGGCAGCGATGCAGTAGAAGAAATTACCCGTTTGCTGCCGATGGGAGAGGCATTTATCGCAGCATACCGCGCATTGCCCGGTGTAAAATGGCTCGGCGATCGCACTTACGAACAAGTTCGAGACAATCGCTATCAGTGGTTCGGAAAACGAGACTCTACTTACTATTCAGCTTATCCGATCGGTTGCTCTGTTACTCAAAATCGTCAGGATGCGAGCTAG